One region of Chloroflexota bacterium genomic DNA includes:
- a CDS encoding sulfite exporter TauE/SafE family protein: MTAGGLSCMAVQGGLLASSLANQVEKDLQNRPMTQVARPQLAAPIAIFLLAKLVAYTLLGVLLGALGSTLSLSPMMRAILQFAIGIFMIGNALRMFNVHPLFRYFTFETPSFVTRFIRKSSKGKTALAAPVFLGAMTVLIPCGISQSMMAVALGTANPLAGAAILFAFTLGASPAFFAVAYFAARMGAVLEKQFMRLVAVVLLILGGYAIDSGLNLSGAPVSLTTAFQAFSDFANPSASAHNIGSNDSIGDMILLAKNEGYEPRTVYAKANQDNQLTVLTLNTTSCSLAFTIPELGIEKTLPVTGKAIFDIPSQPEGKVIRYACSMGMYTGQIVFR, encoded by the coding sequence TTGACGGCGGGTGGATTGAGTTGCATGGCGGTGCAAGGTGGCTTGTTAGCCAGCTCCCTGGCGAACCAGGTGGAAAAGGATTTGCAAAATCGTCCAATGACTCAAGTCGCCCGTCCGCAACTCGCGGCACCTATTGCGATCTTTTTATTAGCGAAATTGGTGGCGTATACTTTGCTTGGTGTCTTGCTGGGCGCGTTGGGTTCCACCCTGTCGCTTTCTCCAATGATGCGGGCAATTCTGCAATTCGCCATCGGCATCTTTATGATTGGCAATGCCCTCCGCATGTTCAATGTGCATCCCCTCTTTCGCTATTTCACGTTTGAGACGCCTTCATTTGTGACCCGGTTCATTCGGAAATCGTCAAAAGGTAAGACCGCACTCGCCGCGCCGGTATTCCTGGGGGCGATGACAGTGCTCATTCCTTGCGGCATTTCTCAGAGCATGATGGCGGTGGCTTTGGGAACGGCTAATCCACTTGCGGGCGCCGCAATTTTGTTTGCCTTTACGCTGGGAGCTAGCCCCGCATTTTTTGCTGTGGCTTATTTCGCCGCGCGCATGGGCGCCGTTTTAGAAAAACAATTCATGCGGCTCGTCGCGGTGGTCCTGTTGATCCTGGGTGGATATGCCATTGATAGTGGTTTGAATCTCTCGGGTGCGCCAGTTTCATTAACGACGGCGTTTCAGGCATTCTCGGATTTCGCCAATCCGTCCGCGAGCGCTCACAATATCGGATCGAATGATTCCATCGGCGACATGATCCTGCTTGCCAAGAACGAAGGTTATGAACCCAGGACGGTGTACGCCAAGGCGAACCAAGACAATCAACTTACCGTCTTGACCTTAAACACAACGTCCTGCTCCCTTGCCTTTACGATCCCGGAACTAGGCATTGAAAAGACTCTGCCGGTGACGGGCAAAGCGATCTTCGACATTCCGTCCCAGCCCGAAGGCAAGGTGATTCGTTATGCGTGCTCGATGGGGATGTACACCGGGCAAATCGTCTTTCGCTAA
- a CDS encoding response regulator — protein sequence MSKKMFLSKRTNPRSNRNGNSCSVSLMLADSDPNFIQMMDVLLRTYHQDRIVMVGTARSGEDFLVQAQTLAPKVVLIDLHLPNLGGLWTIPLLRVVFPETRIIVLIPEDGIGSRSAILAVGGDEMVTKATVKTDLIPAIERVLKNGAAELGLPHNAIHNV from the coding sequence ATGAGCAAAAAAATGTTTCTTTCCAAACGAACCAACCCCCGCTCGAATAGGAACGGAAATAGCTGTTCCGTGAGTTTGATGCTCGCGGATAGTGATCCAAACTTTATCCAAATGATGGATGTTTTGCTTCGCACGTACCATCAGGATAGGATCGTGATGGTTGGCACAGCGCGGAGCGGTGAAGATTTCCTGGTCCAAGCGCAAACACTTGCACCCAAGGTTGTCCTGATTGATCTGCACTTGCCCAATCTGGGCGGTTTATGGACGATTCCCCTTTTGCGGGTCGTTTTTCCCGAGACCCGCATTATCGTGCTAATACCTGAAGATGGAATAGGGTCGCGTTCGGCAATTCTCGCAGTTGGAGGGGATGAAATGGTTACAAAAGCCACCGTGAAAACCGACCTAATTCCGGCGATTGAGCGTGTGTTGAAAAATGGCGCAGCAGAACTCGGGTTGCCCCACAACGCAATCCATAACGTCTAA
- a CDS encoding copper-translocating P-type ATPase, translating into MPVIGMTCAHCATTIERHIRKLPGVSVANVNLATEKLALTFDPTQLDERSVINRVTQIGFGIATGKAELPITGLRDSSDALALEKLLAAQNDLLSVSVNYATERVSLEFIPGMTSIAELVAAIRKAGFNVVHVRETESVEDVEAQVRAAETAHQKRLLILGFILTLPLVVYSMSRDFGWVSFGNDNFVMLFAATIVQFVVGWQYYVGAYKSLRAGGANMDVLIALGSSVAYFYSAGVVVGVIPSSEVYFETGAAIITLIVLGKFLEARAKGKTSEALKALMGLRAKTAHVIRESVEIEIGIDQVVVGDLLIVRPGEKVPVDGIISEGRSTLDESMITGESMPISKGPGSEIIGATINKEGLIKFEATKVGKNSTLAQIVRLVQEAQGSKAPIQKLTDRISAYFVPVVVAIALVTFVAWLALARADWSGAMINAVAVLVIACPCALGLATPTAIMVGATKGAENGILFKNSEALERAGKVRAVVLDKTGTITRGEPEVTDVIAAPDQSADELLRLAASAERGSEHPLGRAIVNTAQTKGLALDEPEQFKAVSGFGIRATVRDQEIVIGNTRLMQKEGINIDVLRDYVALLQGEGKTAMLVAQGDPNSDEPAQIIGLIAVADTVKPGSREAIAEMRQLGLDIVMITGDNQRTAEAIAQQVGIDRVLAEVLPKDKAAEVKKLQDAEYANARQVVAMVGDGINDAPALAQADVGIAIGTGTDVAMAAAGITLISGDLHGVARAISLSRGTFQTIVQNLFWAFFYNALLIPIATLGFLIPMVAAGAMAFSSIFVVTNSLRLRGYKVEKLALPKPLPRQLLELAPRLVAPAATLALLIAISVGWFQPVQANSMGGPTRNTYRAFIEPETPITPGIFAPLDIKIVDQFGKRVTEYDENKFGQYVYIATVPRDLSSLEVDSWWIDPGPMGGASAKTNAPTVRPERLVQPIVSFPTEGDYVVFVQFWPQGGDQVNLAVPLAVGSAKTPAATLTPDSSFTRTVEDLRVTMKFGQLKSGTYNYINFEVIDGQGTVRTKDIEQQSGPLGALYIVDEAVTTFSRPDYINRYNLQFSSYFPKPGKYKAWFSFVYQEEPRLVPFVIQVN; encoded by the coding sequence ATGCCCGTCATCGGCATGACCTGTGCGCATTGTGCCACAACCATCGAACGCCATATTCGCAAACTGCCCGGCGTCAGCGTTGCCAACGTCAATCTGGCGACGGAGAAACTCGCGCTCACATTCGATCCGACCCAGCTCGATGAGCGGAGCGTCATCAACCGCGTCACGCAAATCGGTTTTGGCATCGCCACCGGCAAAGCCGAACTGCCGATCACGGGTTTGCGGGATAGCTCTGATGCGCTGGCGTTGGAAAAATTACTCGCGGCTCAAAATGATCTCCTCTCTGTCAGCGTGAATTACGCTACGGAGCGCGTGTCGCTGGAATTTATTCCCGGTATGACGAGCATCGCCGAACTCGTGGCAGCGATTCGCAAAGCGGGTTTCAATGTCGTTCATGTGCGCGAGACCGAATCCGTCGAAGATGTCGAAGCCCAAGTGCGCGCAGCGGAAACCGCGCATCAAAAACGATTGCTGATCCTTGGCTTTATTCTGACCTTGCCCTTGGTCGTCTACAGCATGTCGCGCGATTTCGGGTGGGTGTCTTTCGGCAACGATAATTTTGTCATGCTCTTCGCTGCGACGATCGTGCAATTTGTGGTGGGCTGGCAATATTACGTCGGCGCGTACAAGAGTTTGCGCGCGGGCGGCGCGAACATGGATGTCTTGATCGCGCTGGGTTCATCGGTTGCCTATTTTTACAGCGCTGGAGTAGTCGTGGGTGTGATCCCCAGTTCCGAAGTTTACTTTGAGACCGGCGCGGCGATTATCACTTTGATCGTGCTCGGCAAGTTTCTCGAAGCGCGCGCCAAAGGTAAAACGTCCGAAGCGCTCAAAGCGTTGATGGGCTTACGCGCGAAAACGGCGCATGTTATCCGGGAGAGCGTAGAAATCGAAATAGGGATTGATCAAGTAGTTGTGGGCGATCTGCTCATCGTGCGACCAGGTGAAAAAGTGCCAGTAGATGGCATCATCAGCGAAGGACGTTCGACGCTTGACGAATCCATGATCACCGGCGAATCCATGCCGATCTCCAAGGGTCCGGGCAGTGAAATCATTGGCGCGACGATCAACAAAGAAGGTTTGATCAAATTCGAGGCGACCAAGGTTGGTAAGAATTCCACCTTGGCGCAAATTGTCCGGCTGGTGCAAGAGGCGCAAGGGAGCAAAGCGCCGATTCAAAAACTGACTGATCGAATCAGCGCGTACTTTGTGCCCGTTGTGGTTGCCATCGCATTGGTCACGTTCGTGGCTTGGCTCGCGCTCGCGCGCGCCGATTGGTCGGGCGCGATGATCAACGCGGTCGCGGTTCTGGTTATCGCTTGCCCGTGCGCGCTGGGTTTGGCGACGCCAACCGCGATCATGGTCGGCGCGACCAAGGGCGCAGAAAACGGCATCCTGTTCAAGAACAGTGAAGCATTGGAACGCGCCGGTAAGGTGCGCGCGGTCGTGCTCGACAAGACGGGTACCATCACACGCGGCGAACCGGAAGTGACCGATGTAATCGCCGCACCAGATCAATCGGCGGATGAATTGTTGCGGCTTGCCGCCAGCGCAGAACGCGGCTCTGAACATCCTTTGGGGCGAGCAATCGTAAACACCGCGCAAACCAAAGGGCTTGCGCTGGATGAGCCGGAACAATTCAAGGCGGTCAGCGGCTTTGGCATCCGCGCAACCGTGCGAGACCAGGAAATCGTTATTGGCAACACACGGTTGATGCAAAAAGAAGGCATTAACATTGATGTCTTGCGGGATTACGTCGCGCTGTTGCAGGGTGAAGGCAAGACCGCGATGCTCGTCGCGCAAGGCGACCCAAATAGCGACGAACCGGCTCAGATCATCGGTTTGATTGCCGTCGCCGACACGGTCAAACCTGGGTCGCGCGAAGCGATTGCAGAAATGCGTCAGCTCGGTCTTGACATTGTGATGATCACCGGCGACAACCAGCGCACGGCTGAAGCGATCGCACAGCAAGTCGGCATTGATCGCGTTCTGGCTGAAGTTCTCCCGAAAGATAAAGCGGCGGAAGTAAAAAAATTGCAGGATGCTGAATACGCGAATGCTCGCCAGGTCGTCGCGATGGTTGGGGATGGCATCAACGATGCACCCGCGCTCGCCCAAGCCGACGTTGGAATTGCGATTGGCACCGGCACCGATGTCGCGATGGCGGCGGCGGGAATCACTTTGATCAGCGGTGACCTGCACGGTGTGGCGCGCGCCATCTCGTTGTCGCGTGGCACTTTTCAGACTATCGTGCAGAATTTGTTCTGGGCTTTTTTCTACAACGCACTTTTGATTCCGATTGCCACACTCGGTTTTCTTATTCCGATGGTGGCGGCTGGAGCAATGGCATTCAGTTCGATTTTCGTCGTGACCAATAGTCTGCGTTTGCGCGGCTATAAAGTTGAAAAACTTGCTTTGCCAAAACCCTTGCCGCGTCAACTGTTGGAACTTGCGCCGCGGCTCGTTGCGCCCGCGGCGACATTAGCGCTCCTCATTGCAATCTCAGTGGGTTGGTTCCAACCGGTTCAAGCGAATTCAATGGGGGGACCGACGCGGAATACGTACCGTGCTTTCATCGAACCCGAAACACCCATTACGCCAGGAATTTTTGCGCCGCTTGACATCAAGATTGTTGACCAGTTTGGCAAGCGGGTTACCGAATATGATGAAAACAAGTTTGGTCAGTATGTTTACATTGCGACGGTCCCGCGCGATCTGTCTTCGTTGGAAGTTGATTCATGGTGGATTGACCCAGGACCCATGGGCGGTGCGTCCGCTAAGACGAATGCTCCAACGGTGCGTCCTGAACGCCTAGTCCAACCCATTGTCTCATTTCCAACCGAGGGAGACTATGTCGTATTCGTACAATTCTGGCCCCAGGGGGGCGATCAAGTAAATCTCGCAGTCCCGCTCGCCGTTGGATCGGCAAAGACACCCGCCGCCACTCTAACACCGGATTCGTCTTTCACTCGCACGGTTGAAGATTTGCGTGTTACCATGAAATTTGGGCAATTAAAATCGGGTACATACAACTATATCAACTTTGAAGTGATTGATGGTCAGGGCACTGTTCGTACGAAGGACATTGAGCAACAGTCGGGACCGCTTGGCGCGTTGTACATTGTTGATGAAGCAGTCACGACTTTTTCAAGACCGGACTATATCAATCGCTACAATCTGCAATTCTCGTCTTATTTTCCAAAGCCCGGCAAGTATAAAGCATGGTTCTCGTTCGTCTATCAAGAAGAGCCGCGGCTTGTTCCGTTCGTGATTCAGGTCAACTAA
- a CDS encoding transporter substrate-binding domain-containing protein has protein sequence MLVIVFLIGMCLTACSGQSAPTQSLNLQAALQSKLRIGVDANYPSFVIVDPNNVGFVGFDIEVMKAIAAKSGLDIEFVNVGPNQLTTYIGRCQLDVGISAVAITDQLKQQMLFSDPYYTTGQVIVVKKGNITITSRSTLASMAVGTQAKTLSASEIGNIAGVRLIAYPSYDVAFQSLIPGYIDAVIADKPRALGYVKIKSNNLKIVGEEFGSVNLGIAICRTRADLATKINTGLAAVKADGTINRLAQKWLDKSNQ, from the coding sequence ATGCTCGTCATCGTGTTCTTAATCGGGATGTGCCTGACGGCATGTAGCGGTCAAAGCGCGCCGACGCAATCCCTGAATCTCCAAGCCGCGCTTCAATCCAAGCTTCGAATTGGGGTGGATGCCAATTACCCATCGTTTGTAATCGTAGACCCGAATAACGTGGGATTTGTCGGCTTTGATATCGAGGTGATGAAAGCCATTGCCGCCAAGTCTGGTCTCGACATCGAATTTGTCAACGTTGGACCCAATCAATTGACTACGTATATCGGACGTTGCCAGTTGGACGTTGGAATTTCGGCGGTTGCGATCACCGATCAACTAAAACAACAAATGCTTTTCTCCGATCCGTACTACACGACGGGGCAAGTCATCGTCGTCAAGAAAGGCAATATCACGATCACGAGCCGCAGCACATTAGCAAGCATGGCTGTAGGGACGCAAGCGAAAACACTCAGCGCGTCCGAAATTGGCAACATCGCGGGAGTTCGACTGATCGCCTACCCAAGTTACGATGTCGCGTTTCAAAGTCTAATCCCTGGTTATATTGATGCCGTGATTGCTGACAAACCGCGTGCGTTGGGCTACGTGAAAATCAAATCCAATAATCTCAAGATCGTTGGCGAAGAATTTGGCAGTGTCAATCTCGGAATTGCCATCTGCAGAACGCGGGCGGATCTTGCGACAAAGATCAACACGGGTCTTGCGGCAGTGAAAGCCGACGGCACAATAAACCGACTGGCGCAAAAGTGGCTTGATAAAAGCAACCAGTAA
- a CDS encoding heavy-metal-associated domain-containing protein → MIRKVFRVPEMYCSNCVIALEGLEDSLAGIKRVSASYHKQQMEVLYDETRLNESAIIAAATDLGFHPVPVKD, encoded by the coding sequence ATGATCAGAAAGGTCTTTCGTGTTCCAGAAATGTACTGCTCCAACTGCGTGATCGCCTTGGAAGGATTAGAAGACTCACTCGCCGGCATCAAGCGGGTCTCTGCCAGCTATCACAAACAACAGATGGAAGTGCTGTACGACGAAACGCGTCTGAATGAATCAGCCATCATCGCGGCGGCGACTGATCTGGGTTTTCATCCGGTGCCGGTGAAAGACTAG
- a CDS encoding DUF4418 family protein codes for MKKVLSISLIVLALGIAVIPLFTDCESQGRHLTLQNGSQVPMKCHWTAIAEIGVGITLGLTGFLMLRSKQKETDRSLSALGVTSGALAILFPTALIGVCANPTMICNMIMRPTMILAGTLAIAISLGLLLNTRKLEVAV; via the coding sequence ATGAAAAAAGTACTCAGCATCTCGTTGATCGTCTTGGCGCTTGGTATTGCCGTGATTCCGCTGTTCACAGACTGCGAATCTCAAGGCAGACACCTTACCTTACAGAATGGCAGCCAAGTGCCGATGAAGTGTCATTGGACTGCGATCGCGGAAATCGGCGTTGGTATTACGCTGGGCTTGACCGGTTTTCTTATGCTGCGGAGCAAACAAAAAGAAACTGACCGCTCGTTAAGCGCCCTGGGTGTGACCTCTGGCGCGCTCGCCATTCTGTTTCCCACCGCCTTGATCGGTGTTTGCGCCAACCCGACGATGATTTGCAACATGATCATGCGCCCGACCATGATCCTGGCAGGAACTCTCGCCATTGCAATCAGTCTGGGTCTCTTGCTCAATACGCGCAAGCTTGAGGTCGCCGTATGA
- a CDS encoding multicopper oxidase domain-containing protein, translating into MFNHKFLKLLLLAIVAACLLLVGSDVTSAQKPPPRKKLVSVTQADREAAAKRAAAKGLKPGVSGKTTTSKPTNGKAPANAPAAVPPPVLEPGGVPHYFGPYANYANSPLPMGTITGLTLDSGGTGYTAPVVTIADVYGTGTGATASATVVGGVITALTLTNGGTGYSAPIVFIEDTTGVDAAATATIGGALGSLSGGIRKFVDSLPGAGAANANNLGQFIPIGEPDACTYSGQVADCYVIELREYTEKMHSDLPPTRLRGYVQVRNGVDVTPIHYLGPTIVAQRDRPVRITFRNRLPTGAGGNLFLPVDSTVMGAGEGPLDRIGLPGVKESFTQNRATLHLHGGLIPWISDGTAHQWTTPSGESTQYPSGVSVYNVPDMPNPGRTAAQGELTFYYNNEQSARLMFYHDHSFGITRLNVYAGEAAGYLITDQVEQDMINGTNVSGVNPGSARVLPDIGIPLIIQDRTFVDSATIAAQDPTWPFVPRSGDLWYPHVYMPNQNPGDLSGMNAFGRWHYTPWFWPPATNLTYGPVANPYYDCGVGQPCTRPWEPPLMPGTPNVSAATEAFMDTPIVNGTAYPYLVVDPKAVRFRILNAADDRFWNLQLYVADPTTVRAADGATNTEVKLAPAPAGVAGYPAGYMVADPTTAGPSFIQVGTEGGFLPKPVVLSNKPIGWNGDQTNFDVGIVNQGTLILGPAERADVIVDFSAFAGRTLILYNDSPAPFPALDVRYDYYTGKGDHTDTGGTPDTQPGYGPNTRTIMQIRVNNVTPAPTYNLATLNAVFADGADPKRGVFEVSQEPVIIPNTQYNSAYNRTFASEAVTKVGIADSSKTFQTISGASVTIPFEKKALHDEASEVYDEYGRMSGMLGLTGGAKGFITYPFPSPPVDLIRVSMVPMSEPSPGDGTQIWKITHNGVDTHPIHFHQFNVQLINRVAWDNATRLPDANELGWKETVRINPLQDTIVALRPVAPLNQPFRIPNSERVLDPSKAPGVTLMGPLPNGFQNPAGDPVTVVNDKVSLGWEHVYHCHILAHEEMDMMHSVSLVVPPDAPTGLSATQSNGSARLTWTDNSVTETRFTVQRAAASTGPWTTLSTLLSADRPGVGATVMFTDTTVVPNTPYFYQVLATNLVGSSLSSNFTLPAAPGFPTMNAESLPSNTVSVTIASSVAAPTNLVATLVGGPLRVRLTWMDNATNETGFRIERSVNGGAFTQIAAPGPRAGTGSASWTGNNLVVGNTYTYRVRAARVAGGTTSYSAYSNEVSIAVTAPAAPSGLTLTAARAGLLDSITMNWTDNATNETSFTVQCATNTTFTANRITINNIPANSTTYTRAGVPRGRTYYCRVRAVNPVDTSAWSNVASVTTP; encoded by the coding sequence ATGTTCAACCACAAATTTCTAAAACTACTGCTTCTCGCCATCGTTGCCGCGTGTCTTTTACTCGTAGGCAGTGATGTCACGAGCGCGCAGAAACCACCGCCTAGAAAGAAATTGGTATCTGTCACCCAAGCCGATCGGGAAGCGGCGGCGAAGCGCGCGGCGGCAAAGGGACTCAAACCAGGAGTCTCTGGGAAAACCACCACGAGCAAACCAACCAACGGGAAAGCCCCGGCGAATGCCCCCGCGGCAGTCCCACCGCCGGTGCTCGAACCTGGGGGAGTTCCCCATTACTTTGGTCCGTACGCGAACTATGCCAATAGCCCGCTCCCAATGGGGACCATCACCGGTCTCACGCTCGACAGTGGGGGCACTGGCTACACCGCGCCGGTCGTTACGATCGCGGATGTCTACGGCACCGGCACCGGCGCAACCGCGAGTGCAACTGTAGTCGGTGGGGTCATCACTGCCCTCACCCTGACGAACGGAGGCACTGGGTACAGCGCGCCGATCGTTTTCATTGAGGATACGACTGGGGTTGACGCCGCTGCCACCGCAACAATTGGTGGCGCACTGGGTTCGCTCAGCGGCGGCATCCGAAAATTTGTTGACTCGTTGCCGGGCGCGGGCGCGGCGAATGCGAACAACCTGGGGCAGTTCATCCCGATCGGTGAACCGGATGCTTGCACCTATTCCGGTCAAGTCGCCGATTGCTATGTAATCGAACTGCGCGAGTACACCGAAAAAATGCACTCTGACCTGCCGCCAACGAGACTGCGCGGTTACGTGCAAGTTAGAAATGGCGTGGATGTCACCCCGATTCACTATCTGGGACCTACCATCGTCGCGCAGAGAGATCGTCCAGTCCGCATCACGTTCCGGAACAGACTTCCCACCGGCGCTGGCGGCAATCTCTTCCTCCCGGTTGATAGCACTGTCATGGGCGCGGGAGAAGGTCCCCTGGATCGGATAGGGTTACCAGGAGTGAAGGAAAGCTTTACACAGAATCGTGCCACCTTGCATCTTCATGGTGGTCTGATCCCGTGGATCAGCGATGGCACAGCCCACCAGTGGACTACACCATCGGGTGAAAGCACGCAGTACCCCAGTGGGGTCAGTGTGTACAACGTTCCCGACATGCCGAATCCTGGGAGGACTGCGGCACAAGGCGAGCTGACCTTCTACTATAACAATGAGCAGAGCGCCCGGCTCATGTTCTACCATGACCACTCTTTTGGCATCACCCGCCTCAATGTCTACGCCGGTGAAGCCGCGGGTTACTTGATCACAGACCAGGTCGAACAGGACATGATCAATGGTACGAACGTATCCGGCGTCAATCCTGGCTCGGCACGCGTCCTTCCGGATATCGGGATTCCCCTGATCATCCAGGATCGGACGTTTGTTGATTCCGCCACCATTGCCGCGCAGGATCCAACTTGGCCCTTTGTTCCGCGCTCGGGCGACCTGTGGTACCCGCATGTTTACATGCCGAACCAGAACCCAGGTGACTTGAGCGGAATGAACGCGTTTGGTCGCTGGCACTATACTCCCTGGTTCTGGCCCCCCGCAACTAATCTCACCTACGGACCCGTTGCCAATCCATACTACGACTGCGGTGTTGGTCAACCTTGTACTAGACCCTGGGAGCCGCCTCTGATGCCCGGCACACCGAACGTGTCTGCGGCGACGGAGGCGTTCATGGACACGCCAATCGTCAACGGCACTGCCTACCCCTATCTGGTAGTGGATCCAAAGGCAGTCCGCTTCCGCATCCTGAATGCAGCCGATGATCGGTTCTGGAATCTGCAACTCTACGTGGCTGACCCGACCACTGTTCGCGCAGCAGATGGTGCAACCAATACCGAAGTCAAGTTGGCGCCTGCCCCGGCTGGAGTTGCTGGTTACCCGGCGGGCTACATGGTAGCCGACCCAACCACAGCAGGACCGTCATTTATCCAGGTCGGAACCGAAGGCGGCTTTTTGCCCAAGCCGGTGGTACTGTCCAACAAGCCGATTGGCTGGAACGGTGACCAGACCAACTTCGACGTGGGAATTGTGAACCAAGGGACTCTGATTCTCGGTCCCGCGGAACGAGCAGACGTCATCGTTGACTTTTCGGCTTTCGCCGGCAGAACACTCATTCTCTACAACGACTCGCCCGCGCCGTTCCCAGCGCTCGACGTACGCTATGACTACTACACGGGCAAAGGGGACCACACAGATACGGGTGGTACGCCTGACACACAACCGGGCTATGGTCCCAACACTCGCACCATCATGCAAATCCGTGTGAACAATGTTACCCCGGCTCCCACGTACAATCTCGCCACGTTGAATGCGGTGTTTGCCGATGGAGCCGACCCGAAGCGCGGTGTCTTTGAAGTATCCCAAGAACCGGTTATCATCCCGAACACCCAATACAACTCTGCTTACAACCGGACGTTCGCCAGCGAAGCCGTGACAAAAGTAGGCATCGCGGATAGTTCCAAGACGTTCCAAACGATTTCGGGCGCATCCGTAACGATCCCGTTTGAGAAGAAAGCCCTGCATGACGAAGCAAGTGAAGTGTACGACGAGTATGGACGGATGAGTGGTATGTTGGGGCTTACAGGGGGCGCAAAAGGGTTCATCACCTACCCCTTCCCATCTCCGCCTGTGGACCTGATCAGAGTGTCAATGGTGCCGATGTCTGAGCCATCGCCGGGCGATGGAACGCAAATCTGGAAGATCACCCACAATGGCGTTGACACGCATCCCATTCACTTTCATCAGTTCAATGTGCAACTGATCAACCGGGTTGCCTGGGACAATGCGACCCGCCTGCCGGACGCTAATGAGCTGGGTTGGAAAGAAACCGTCAGGATCAATCCACTTCAGGATACGATCGTGGCGTTGCGACCAGTGGCTCCGCTGAATCAACCCTTTAGAATTCCCAACAGCGAGCGGGTGCTTGATCCGTCCAAGGCACCGGGGGTCACTCTAATGGGACCATTACCAAATGGATTCCAGAATCCAGCAGGGGATCCGGTAACGGTCGTCAACGACAAGGTCAGCTTGGGCTGGGAACACGTCTACCACTGCCACATCTTGGCGCATGAAGAGATGGACATGATGCACTCGGTGTCGCTGGTTGTGCCACCGGATGCGCCTACCGGTCTCAGTGCCACACAAAGCAATGGCAGTGCAAGATTGACTTGGACAGACAACTCTGTGACTGAGACGAGATTTACAGTCCAGCGAGCCGCCGCCAGTACAGGTCCATGGACGACTCTAAGCACGTTGTTGTCCGCGGACAGACCGGGAGTGGGCGCGACTGTGATGTTCACAGACACGACAGTCGTACCGAACACTCCGTACTTCTACCAAGTGCTCGCGACCAATTTGGTGGGAAGCTCACTGTCGTCTAACTTTACACTGCCCGCCGCACCCGGCTTTCCTACCATGAACGCCGAGTCTCTACCCTCTAATACGGTGTCGGTTACAATCGCTTCATCTGTAGCCGCTCCAACCAACCTGGTTGCAACCTTAGTGGGCGGACCACTGCGTGTGCGACTGACTTGGATGGACAATGCCACCAACGAGACCGGCTTTAGGATCGAACGCAGTGTCAACGGCGGCGCCTTTACCCAAATCGCAGCGCCGGGACCGCGAGCTGGTACCGGTTCGGCGAGCTGGACGGGGAACAACTTGGTGGTAGGCAACACCTATACTTATCGAGTGCGAGCCGCAAGAGTGGCAGGAGGGACGACATCATACTCGGCTTACTCGAATGAAGTATCCATAGCCGTCACTGCTCCTGCTGCGCCCTCGGGCTTGACACTCACGGCAGCTCGAGCGGGCTTACTCGACAGCATAACGATGAACTGGACAGACAATGCCACCAACGAAACTAGCTTCACAGTCCAGTGTGCTACGAACACGACGTTCACGGCTAACCGAATCACCATCAACAATATACCCGCGAATTCGACGACGTACACTCGGGCGGGCGTGCCTCGCGGACGAACCTACTACTGCAGGGTTCGCGCAGTAAATCCGGTTGATACATCCGCATGGTCGAACGTTGCCAGTGTAACAACACCGTAA